DNA from Asanoa sp. WMMD1127:
GTCGGGGGCAGTGGCGGGTCGAGCGGGTCAGGCTCGAGGAATACATCGCCCGGAAATATGCCGAGACCGCCGAGTGGGTCCAGAGCAACCCGCTGATCGACAAAGAGTGATTTCCCGGTAAGTGGGGTGTCCGCGGTGCGCGGACACCTCACTTTGCCTGCCCGCCATTGACGGTGGCCGAAGTCTGAGCGCAGAATGAGCTGGTCGAAGGCAAACGAAAGCAAACACAAGATTCTTTGTCTGATCAGCCCACCGGGGAGGCTGCTCGATGTCGACCACGACCCTCAACCACCGACTACCAGCACGGGCGCGGGCCACCGGGACAGGATGGCCGAGTCCTGCAACGCGCCACCGTGTCGCAACCCTCAGCGGGCGCGGTCAGCCCGACAGCAACGGCGGGGCAACCCCTCGCCGTGTCGTGCATGATGCGGGGGCGTCGTTGATTCGGCGGTCGCCGCAGCAGCGGCGGACGGTGACCCGCGGCGGCTACTACCCACCGATCCGGGTGCGGCCGGCGCCGTCGTTCGAGACGCCGTTCGCGCACGAGGACGGCGCCGACGAGTGGTATCGCGAGGCTGGCGGCCAGCTCTCCTTCGACTTCGCCGCGCTGACGCGGCGGGCGGAGCCGATCCGCGAGATCCCCATGGCGCCACCGCCACCGGCCGAGCCGCGCCCCGTCGCGTCGCCCGATGCCCGCCGCGCGGCCGGCCGGTTCACGCGGACCTGTCTGGAGATCCTCAACGGCTACCGCCCGGTGGCCCACGTCCGGCCGCTCGCCAAGCCGGCGACCGCCCACACGCTGATCGACCAGCTGCTGGACGCCCTTCGCCGCATGCCGGTCGCGCCGACCGTGCCGCGGCGACAGCAGCAGCCGGAGCTGGTGAGGCTACGCCGGCTACGCATCAGCGAGCCGACGCCCGGCGTCGTCGAGGCCGCCGCGGCGCTGGGCACCGACGCCCGCACGTGGGCGATGGCCTTCCGCCTGGAACACACCAGCACTCGATGGCTCGGCACGGTCCTGCAGGTCCTATGACTCCCCGGAGCGCCCACCAGGCCCGGGCACGCCGGTGGGCGCTCCGGGGCTCCACCACCACCGCGCGCGCGACGCCGCTGGGACCGCGTCGTCGGGTCGTGCCCACGCGTCGAGAGGAGGTCCAGCGAAGGCGAAAGCCCGCCCCCACAGCGGGGGGCGGGCTTTCGTGGCCTTGAACGTCAGTTCGCGGTCGGGGCTCCGTGGCAGCGCTTGTATTTCTTGCCCGAGCCGCACGGGCACGGCGCGTTGCGGGACGGGCCGTTGCTCGGCGTCGCGGACTGGCGGCCCGGGGACGGGCGGCGGCCCGGCGACGGGCGCGGGCGGTCGCCGTTGCCCGCCGGCGCGGCTCCGCCGACGCCCAGTGCCGGCGCGTGCTGCATCGGCGGCTGGGGCTGCGGCTGGGTGTGCTGCACCGCGACCCCGCCGCCGCCGGCGGCGCCGTCGATGGTGGGGGCGGAGTATTGCAGGCCCTGCGGGCGGGACGACCGGCCGAGGCCCTTGGCCTTGATCTCGATCGTCGCGTCGTCGGGCATCGGCAGGGCGCGGCCGCCGGTGGCGGCGGGCTCGGCCTCGGGCGCCGGGGCCTCCTCGACCTGGACGTCCAGGTTGTAGAGGAAGCCGACGGTCTCCTCCTTGATGCCGTCCATCATCGTGGCGAACATCTCGAAGCCCTCGCGCTGGTATTCGACCACCGGGTCGCGTTGCGCGTAGGCCCGCAGGCTGATGCCCTCCTGCAGGTAGTCCATCTCGTAGAGGTGCTCGCGCCACTTGCGGTCGATCACCTGCAGCAGCACCATGCGCTCGAGCTGGCGGGTCGCCTCGGTGCCGAGCTCTTCCTCGCGCCGGTCGTACGCGTTGTGCGCGTCGTCCTTCATCCGCGAGAGCAGGAACTCGGCGTCGATGCTGTTGCGCTCGCCGCCGGCCTCTTCCTCGACGTCGTCGATCGTCACGCCGACCGGGTAGAGCTGCTTGAGGCTCGACCACAGCTGCTCGAGGTCCCAGTCCTCGGCGTAGCCGTCGGCGGTGGCGCCCTGCACGTAGGCCTCGACCACGTCGTCGATCATGTGGCGGACCTGCTCGTGCAGGTCCTCCCCGTCGAGCACGCGCTTGCGCTCGGCGTAGATGACCTGGCGCTGCTTGTTGAGCACCTCGTCGTACTTGAGGACGTTCTTGCGGATCTCGGCGTTCTGGCCCTCGATCTGGGCCTGCGCGCTGCGGATCTGCCGGGTGACCATCTTGGACTCGATCGGCACATCCTCGGGGATGTTGAACCGCTCCATGACGGCCTCGACGGCGCCCGCGCGGAAGCGGCGCATCAGCTCGTCCTGCAGCGACAGGTAGAACCGGGACTCGCCCGGGTCGCCCTGCCGGCCCGACCGGCCGCGCAGCTGGTTGTCGATGCGGCGTGACTCGTGGCGCTCGGTGCCGAGCACGTAGAGGCCGCCGGCGTCGACGACCTCGGCCGCCTCGCTCGCGCAGTGCTGCTTCCAGCGCGGCAGGATCTCCTCGAACGCCTTGGCGTAGTCGTCCTCGTGCTCGATCGGGTCGAGGCCCCGCTGGTGCAGCTCGGCCGCCGCGAGGTTCTCGGGGCTGCCGCCGAGCAGGATGTCGGTGCCACGGCCGGCCATGTTGGTCGCGACCGTCACCGCCCCGCGCCGGCCGGCCTGAGCGATGATCTCGGCCTCCTGCGCGTGGTATTTCGCGTTGAGGACCGAGTGCTTGATGCCCCGGCGGCGCAGCAGCTGCGAGAGGATCTCGGAGTTCTCCACCGAGACCGTGCCGACCAGGATCGGCTGGCCCAGCGCGTGCCGCTCGGCGATGTCCTCGACGACCGCGTTGAACTTGGCCTTCTCGGTCTTGTAGATGACGTCGGGGCGGTCGACGCGGACCATCGGGCGGTGGGTCGGGATCGAGACCACGCCGACCTGGTAGACCTTGTTGAACTCGCCGGCCTCGGTCTGCGCCGTGCCGGTCATGCCGGCCAGCTTGTCGTACAACCGGAAGTAGTTCTGCAGCGTGATCGTGGCAAGAGTCTGGTTCTCCTGCTTGATCTCGACGCCTTCCTTGGCCTCGATCGCTTGGTGCATGCCCTCGTTGTAGCGACGGCCGTGCAGGATGCGGCCGGTGAACTCGTCGACGATCAGGACCTCACCGTCGTTGACGATGTAGTCCTTGTCGCGCTTGTAGAGCTCCTTGGCCTTGATCGCGTTGTTGAGGTAACCGACGAGCGGCGTGTTGACCGACTCGTAGAGGTTGTCGATGCCCAGCCGGTCCTCGACCTTGGCGACGCCGCGCTCGGTGATCGCGATGGTGCGCTTGGCGTAGTCGACCTCGTAGTCGCCCTCGCCGTCCTTGCCGGGCTGGAGCCGGGCGACGACCGAGGAGAACTCCGAGTACCACCGGGCGGAGTGCTCGGCCGGACCGGAGATGATCAGCGGCGTACGCGCTTCGTCGATCAGGATCGAGTCGACCTCGTCGACGATGGCGAAGTTGTGGCCGCGCTGCACGAGCTCGTCCTTGGACCACGCCATGTTGTCGCGCAGGTAGTCGAAGCCGAACTCGTTGTTGGTGCCGTAGGTGATGTCGCACTCATAGGCGGCCCGGTGCTCGACGGACGGCCGGTTGGGCAGCACCACGCCGACGGTCAGGCCCAGGAACTCGTGGACCCGCCCGACCCACTCGGCGTCACGTTGCGCCAGGTAGTCGTTGACGGTGATGACGTGCACGCCCTTGCCGGAGAGCCCGTTGAGGTAGGCGGGGAAGACACCGGTCAGGGTCTTGCCCTCACCGGTCTTCATCTCCGAGATGTTGCCGAAGTGCAACGCCGCGCCGCCCATGATCTGCACGTCGTAGGCGCGCTGGCCGAGCACCCGGGCGGCCGCCTCACGGGCGGTCGCGAAGGCCTCGGGCAGCAGGTCGTCGAGGGTCTCCCCGTCGGCCAGCCGCTCGCGGTATTGGAAGGTCAGGTCGCGGAGCTCGTCATCGGTGAGGTTGACGTAGTCGTCCTCGATCGAGTTGACCGCAGCCGCGATGGCCTTGAGGCGGCGCAGCATGCGTCCTTCGCCCGCACGAAGGAATCTTTCCAGAATCGACACGGATCAACGCTCCCCTAGACGGTCTGCCGAACTATGGTAGGCGCTCATCCGGGGTGACTGTCAGGGGCGGTTCCCGACGAGCAGGTTATAACGGACATAACGAAGCTAACGCCGGAGGAAATCCGGTTATGCCCCAGCAGAAGTGTCCGGCAGGATGACCGCGTGGAGCCACCGAAGATCATCACGGACGGCCTGGTCATCCGGGCGTGGCAACCCGACGACGCGGCCGCTGTCGACCGCGCGTGCCAAGATCCGGACATCCAGCGCTGGACGACCGTTCCGGTGCCCTACCGCCGCGAGCACGCCGACTTCTTCGTGGGCGAGTTCACCACGGCGGCTTGGCGCAACGGCACGACGGCGCCGCTGGGCGTGTTCGACCACACCACCGGCGAGCTGGTCGGTTCGTCCGGTCTGGTGAAGATCAGCGGCGACCAGGCCGAGGTCGGCTACTGGACGGCGCCCTGGGCCAGGGGGCGCGGCGCGGCCACCGCCGCCACCCGCGCGGTGGCCCGGTGGGCGCTCGACGAGCTGGGCGTACGGCGGCTCGTATGGCGCGCCGAGGTCGGCAACCACCTGTCCCGGCTGGTCGCCCTCCGCTCCGGCTTCACGATCGAGGGCATCGCCCGGCACGACCTCGAGGACCGTGACGGCACCCGGCGGGACGCGTGGGTCGGCTCACTCCTGCCCGGCGACCCCACCGACCCAGACACCGCCGCGCCCGGCTCGGCCGAGGCCCGCCGCGCGGTGACGTTCAGCCGGCCGCAGCCGGAGCTCTTCGCCGCGACCCGCGACGGGGAGATCAAGCTGCGGGCCCTGGAGGAGCGCGACGTCGACCCGATCGCGGAGAGCGCCAACGACCCGGAGGCGGTGCGCTGGACGACGATCCCGCACCCCTACGAGCGCGCCCACGGGGAGAGCTTCGTCCACGACTACGCCGCCGGGGTGTGGCTGCGCGGCACGGGCGCCGTGTTCGCGATCGGCGATCCCGCCGACGACGCGTACGCCGGGGTCATGGAACTGCGCCTGCACCCCACCCGGCCGGCGCTCGCCGACGTGGGCTTCATGGTCCCGCCGCAGGCGCGCGGTCGTGGTTTCGCCCCCGCCGCGCTGGCCGCCATGTCCGCCTGGGGCTTCACCGCGCTCGGCCTGCACCGGATCGGCTGGTGGGCCAACGTCGGCAACGAGGCGTCCCGGCGGGTCGCCGAGAAGGCCGGTTTCACCTTCGAGGGCACCAGCCGCGGCTACCTCGACCACCGGGGCGAGTGGACGGATGCCTGGACGGCCGCGCTGCTGGCGTCCGACGGAAAGGCTCAGCGATGAGACGGGAACCCATCGAGCTGCCGACGGTACGGCTGCGCGCGCTGCGGGACGACGACACCGACGACGTCGTGGCCGCTTGCAACGACCCGCTGATCCAGCGGTTCCTGCCGGCCCTGCCGCGGCCCTACACGGCCGAGCACGCGCTGACCTGGATCCGGGACGACGCGCCGTGGGCGGCCGGCGGCGCCAGCTGGGCGATCGCCGACCCGGCCAGCGACCGGCTGGTGGGCACGATCGGCGTCCACCACGTCGACCGCGACCGGATGCAGGGCGAGATCGGCTATTGGGCGGCGCCGTGGGCGCGCGGCAAGGGGCTGACCACCGAGGCGACCCGGGCGACCGCCGAGCGGGCGTTCGCCGACGGCTTCGAGCGGCTCGAGATCCTGGTCGACCTGGCCAACCCGCGGAGCGTACGGATCGCGCTGGCGGCCGGGTTCCGGCCCGAGGGCACCCGCCGCGGCGCGGCCCGCAACGCCGACGGTTCCCGGCGCGACGTCGTCGTGTTCGCCCGGCTTCCCGGTGACAGCGCCGCCCCGGTCGACCGGCTCCTGCCCGACCTGCCCGGCGGCCAGCTGTCCGACGGCGTCGTGACGCTGCGGCCGGTGCGCCCCGACGACGCCGGCTTCTACCACGAGCTGTTCAGCACCCCGGACATCGTCGCGTCCCACGTGCCGCCGGTGGCGCCGGACCTCGAGGAGCTCCAGCTGCGCTGTGCCCGCGCGGAGAGCCGCTGGCTGCTCGGCGAGCGCGCCGACCTGGTGATG
Protein-coding regions in this window:
- the secA gene encoding preprotein translocase subunit SecA, which translates into the protein MSILERFLRAGEGRMLRRLKAIAAAVNSIEDDYVNLTDDELRDLTFQYRERLADGETLDDLLPEAFATAREAAARVLGQRAYDVQIMGGAALHFGNISEMKTGEGKTLTGVFPAYLNGLSGKGVHVITVNDYLAQRDAEWVGRVHEFLGLTVGVVLPNRPSVEHRAAYECDITYGTNNEFGFDYLRDNMAWSKDELVQRGHNFAIVDEVDSILIDEARTPLIISGPAEHSARWYSEFSSVVARLQPGKDGEGDYEVDYAKRTIAITERGVAKVEDRLGIDNLYESVNTPLVGYLNNAIKAKELYKRDKDYIVNDGEVLIVDEFTGRILHGRRYNEGMHQAIEAKEGVEIKQENQTLATITLQNYFRLYDKLAGMTGTAQTEAGEFNKVYQVGVVSIPTHRPMVRVDRPDVIYKTEKAKFNAVVEDIAERHALGQPILVGTVSVENSEILSQLLRRRGIKHSVLNAKYHAQEAEIIAQAGRRGAVTVATNMAGRGTDILLGGSPENLAAAELHQRGLDPIEHEDDYAKAFEEILPRWKQHCASEAAEVVDAGGLYVLGTERHESRRIDNQLRGRSGRQGDPGESRFYLSLQDELMRRFRAGAVEAVMERFNIPEDVPIESKMVTRQIRSAQAQIEGQNAEIRKNVLKYDEVLNKQRQVIYAERKRVLDGEDLHEQVRHMIDDVVEAYVQGATADGYAEDWDLEQLWSSLKQLYPVGVTIDDVEEEAGGERNSIDAEFLLSRMKDDAHNAYDRREEELGTEATRQLERMVLLQVIDRKWREHLYEMDYLQEGISLRAYAQRDPVVEYQREGFEMFATMMDGIKEETVGFLYNLDVQVEEAPAPEAEPAATGGRALPMPDDATIEIKAKGLGRSSRPQGLQYSAPTIDGAAGGGGVAVQHTQPQPQPPMQHAPALGVGGAAPAGNGDRPRPSPGRRPSPGRQSATPSNGPSRNAPCPCGSGKKYKRCHGAPTAN
- a CDS encoding GNAT family protein codes for the protein MEPPKIITDGLVIRAWQPDDAAAVDRACQDPDIQRWTTVPVPYRREHADFFVGEFTTAAWRNGTTAPLGVFDHTTGELVGSSGLVKISGDQAEVGYWTAPWARGRGAATAATRAVARWALDELGVRRLVWRAEVGNHLSRLVALRSGFTIEGIARHDLEDRDGTRRDAWVGSLLPGDPTDPDTAAPGSAEARRAVTFSRPQPELFAATRDGEIKLRALEERDVDPIAESANDPEAVRWTTIPHPYERAHGESFVHDYAAGVWLRGTGAVFAIGDPADDAYAGVMELRLHPTRPALADVGFMVPPQARGRGFAPAALAAMSAWGFTALGLHRIGWWANVGNEASRRVAEKAGFTFEGTSRGYLDHRGEWTDAWTAALLASDGKAQR
- a CDS encoding GNAT family N-acetyltransferase; amino-acid sequence: MRREPIELPTVRLRALRDDDTDDVVAACNDPLIQRFLPALPRPYTAEHALTWIRDDAPWAAGGASWAIADPASDRLVGTIGVHHVDRDRMQGEIGYWAAPWARGKGLTTEATRATAERAFADGFERLEILVDLANPRSVRIALAAGFRPEGTRRGAARNADGSRRDVVVFARLPGDSAAPVDRLLPDLPGGQLSDGVVTLRPVRPDDAGFYHELFSTPDIVASHVPPVAPDLEELQLRCARAESRWLLGERADLVMVDTATGAPAGDIGLYYQEPMTGQAMIGYCVLPAFRGRGFARRASVLLARWVFADTGIARLIAGTNPANAGSQRVLESAGFLREGYQRRRLPGLAGGRIDDVLWALLPGDLPESS
- a CDS encoding Rv3235 family protein translates to MIRRSPQQRRTVTRGGYYPPIRVRPAPSFETPFAHEDGADEWYREAGGQLSFDFAALTRRAEPIREIPMAPPPPAEPRPVASPDARRAAGRFTRTCLEILNGYRPVAHVRPLAKPATAHTLIDQLLDALRRMPVAPTVPRRQQQPELVRLRRLRISEPTPGVVEAAAALGTDARTWAMAFRLEHTSTRWLGTVLQVL